The following coding sequences lie in one Mycobacterium sp. Z3061 genomic window:
- the pyrH gene encoding UMP kinase has translation MTESREPQAAGSAAPRTSANGSSSKYSRVLLKLGGEMFGGGQVGLDPDVVALVARQIAEVVRSGVQVAVVIGGGNFFRGAQLQQRGMERTRSDYMGMLGTVMNSLALQDFLEKEGIATRVQTAITMGQVAEPYLPLRAVRHLEKGRVVIFGAGMGLPYFSTDTTAAQRALEIGADVVLMAKAVDGVFAEDPRENPDAELLTAISHREVIDRGLRVADATAFSLCMDNGMPILVFNLLTDGNIARAVAGEKIGTLVTT, from the coding sequence ATGACGGAGTCCAGGGAGCCCCAAGCCGCCGGCTCGGCGGCCCCGAGGACCAGCGCCAACGGCTCGTCGTCGAAGTACTCACGCGTGCTGCTCAAGCTCGGCGGCGAGATGTTCGGTGGAGGGCAGGTCGGGTTGGATCCCGATGTCGTCGCGCTGGTGGCCCGGCAGATCGCCGAGGTGGTCCGCAGCGGCGTTCAGGTCGCGGTGGTGATCGGCGGCGGCAACTTCTTCCGCGGTGCACAGCTGCAACAGCGCGGCATGGAGCGCACCCGGTCGGACTACATGGGCATGCTCGGAACCGTGATGAACAGCCTTGCGCTGCAGGACTTCCTGGAGAAGGAAGGCATCGCCACCCGCGTTCAGACCGCGATCACGATGGGTCAGGTGGCCGAGCCGTACCTGCCGCTGCGGGCGGTGCGCCACCTGGAGAAGGGCCGCGTCGTGATCTTCGGCGCCGGTATGGGACTGCCCTACTTCTCCACCGACACCACGGCCGCGCAGCGGGCGCTGGAGATCGGTGCGGACGTGGTGCTGATGGCCAAGGCGGTCGACGGCGTGTTCGCCGAGGACCCGCGGGAGAATCCGGACGCCGAGTTGCTGACCGCCATCAGTCACCGGGAAGTCATCGACCGCGGCCTGCGGGTGGCCGATGCCACGGCCTTCAGTCTCTGTATGGACAATGGCATGCCGATCCTGGTGTTCAACTTGCTGACCGACGGCAATATCGCGCGGGCGGTGGCAGGTGAGAAAATCGGGACGCTGGTCACCACCTGA
- the frr gene encoding ribosome recycling factor: protein MIDEALFDAEEKMEKAVSVARDDLSTIRTGRANPGMFSRIAIDYYGAMTPITQMASINVPEARMVVIKPYEAGQLNAIEAAIRNSDLGVNPTNDGTIIRVAIPQLTEERRRELVKQAKAKGEDARVSVRNIRRKAMEELHRIRKDGEAGEDEVGRAEKDLEKATHQYVAQIDDLVKHKEGELLEV, encoded by the coding sequence GTGATTGACGAGGCTCTCTTCGATGCCGAGGAGAAGATGGAAAAGGCCGTATCGGTGGCCCGGGACGATCTCTCCACCATCCGGACCGGTCGTGCCAACCCCGGTATGTTCTCCCGCATCGCCATCGACTACTACGGCGCGATGACCCCGATCACCCAGATGGCCAGCATCAATGTCCCTGAGGCGCGGATGGTGGTCATCAAGCCGTACGAGGCCGGCCAGCTGAATGCCATCGAGGCCGCGATCCGCAACTCCGACCTGGGAGTGAACCCCACCAACGACGGCACGATCATCCGGGTGGCCATACCGCAGCTGACCGAGGAGCGTCGCCGCGAGCTGGTCAAGCAGGCCAAGGCCAAGGGCGAGGACGCCCGGGTGTCGGTGCGCAACATCCGCCGCAAGGCGATGGAGGAGTTGCACCGCATCCGCAAAGACGGCGAGGCCGGCGAGGACGAGGTCGGGCGTGCGGAGAAAGACCTGGAGAAGGCCACCCACCAGTACGTCGCCCAGATCGACGACCTGGTGAAACACAAAGAAGGCGAGCTGCTGGAGGTCTAG